The Phormidium sp. PBR-2020 DNA segment TGGTGATTGAACCTCTGGATCATCGGTTCCTCAATAAAGATATTCCCCATTTTGAGACTCGGGTTCCCACGGCTGAAAATATCGCCATTTATATCCGAGATTTACTGCTGAACCCTTTGCAGGAGCTGGGATTGAGCTTGGAGAAGTTACGCCTGTATGAGAGTCCTAACAACTCCTGTGAACTCTATGGAACCATGGGGGGCGATCGCCGGGATACTCCGACACAGGAGAAAACCAAGCTGCTTCTCGTGTGAGGTCTGGCCTCCTGAATCAGTGATTCTAGAATCTTGTTCCCGGTTTCAACCTGAGTGTTGCGTTTCCCCGACTCGCTCTTGACCTCTGTTTTTAAGACTTGACCGCCAACAGCATCCTCAACGACTTGACGATGACGACTCCTCAACTTCCCCCAGAACTCGACAAGATGGTTCGACGCTTCCAGCGAGCCTCTGACCCCAAACGGCGTTATGAGCAACTGCTCTGGTTGGCGAAAAAGCTGCCAGAGATGCCTGAAGCCGAGAAAACCCCTGAAA contains these protein-coding regions:
- a CDS encoding 6-carboxytetrahydropterin synthase — encoded protein: MQARLTVNTYFSAAHRLARPDLDYTTNCGVYGKCARPHGHGHNYHLDVTVCGEVNPRTGMVVELGALRHLIQEVVIEPLDHRFLNKDIPHFETRVPTAENIAIYIRDLLLNPLQELGLSLEKLRLYESPNNSCELYGTMGGDRRDTPTQEKTKLLLV